A DNA window from Phragmites australis chromosome 11, lpPhrAust1.1, whole genome shotgun sequence contains the following coding sequences:
- the LOC133885856 gene encoding putative RING-H2 finger protein ATL12, giving the protein MARLALLAVLFAAAACAAAAQPATAEAAPENPPGVGIKVSFRPSVVIVVGIFTMIFSLTFILLMYAKFCHPSSSSPLPNAPPVANVPRRGNEATQQAGVPKPVIESLPFFRFATLRGARQGMECSVCLARFDDADLLRLLPRCRHAFHLDCVDRWLESNASCPLCRTRVDAEAAALGLKYPSSARIVFGGDGLSNSDRFSGYTAGSGRDLLDIFVERVPSSRFLGSKAADEEEEPPHMVSPPELDRHKHRIIVSDVVFKSRWSELNSADLMALDTEMLRSMSSGRFFQSPEAEYNDEAKLSAAAEEEVDHVVLSIREETEKKLLLLGSKQGTTASSGGVSRGVGCSSSAAVDARSAYAAARMISSGVRSMSEIVSVPRRRERLVEEGDRRWLPIARRTARWFAGRANGEGVAAHV; this is encoded by the coding sequence ATGGCGCGCCTCGCTCTCCTCGCAGTCCTCTTCGCCGCGGCTGCATGCGCCGCGGCAGCGCAGCCGGCCACTGCCGAGGCTGCTCCGGAGAACCCACCTGGAGTCGGCATCAAGGTGTCGTTCAGGCCAAGCGTGGTCATCGTGGTGGGCATCTTCACCATGATCTTCTCCCTCACCTTCATCCTCCTCATGTACGCCAAGTTCTGccacccctcctcctcctcacccctGCCCAATGCTCCCCCCGTCGCCAACGTGCCCAGAAGAGGCAATGAAGCAACGCAGCAGGCCGGCGTCCCCAAGCCGGTGATCGAGTCGCTCCCCTTCTTCCGCTTCGCTACGCTGCGCGGGGCGCGGCAGGGGATGGAGTGCTCGGTGTGCCTGGCCCGCTTCGACGACGCCGACCtgctccgcctcctcccgcgctgCCGCCACGCCTTCCACCTCGACTGCGTCGACCGCTGGCTCGAGTCCAACGCCAGCTGCCCGCTCTGCCGCACGCGCGTCGACGCCGAAGCCGCCGCGCTCGGCCTCAAGTACCCCTCCAGCGCCCGCATCGTCTTCGGCGGCGACGGTTTATCTAATTCGGACCGCTTCTCTGGCTACACCGCGGGGAGCGGCCGCGACCTCCTCGACATCTTCGTGGAGCGCGTGCCGTCCTCGCGGTTTCTTGGCTCCAAGGCGGCCGATGAAGAGGAGGAACCGCCGCACATGGTGTCGCCACCGGAGCTGGACCGGCACAAGCACCGCATCATCGTGTCGGACGTGGTGTTCAAGAGCCGGTGGAGCGAGCTCAACTCCGCCGACCTCATGGCGCTCGACACCGAGATGCTCCGCTCCATGTCCAGCGGCCGCTTCTTCCAGTCGCCGGAGGCGGAGTACAACGACGAAGCCAAGctatcagcagcagcagaggaggaggtggatcATGTCGTGCTGAGCATCAGAGAGGAGACAGAGAAGAAGCTGCTGCTGTTGGGGAGCAAGCAAGGCACTACTGCTAGTAGTGGTGGTGTCAGCAGAGGCGTCGGGTGCAGCAGCTCGGCGGCAGTTGACGCCAGGTCAGCGTATGCGGCGGCGAGGATGATTTCCTCCGGTGTGCGGTCCATGTCGGAGATCGTGAGCGtgccgaggaggagggagaggctGGTGGAGGAGGGCGATCGGCGGTGGCTGCCGATCGCACGGCGGACGGCGCGGTGGTTCGCCGGCCGCGCCAATGGGGAGGGCGTGGCGGCGCATGTCTGA